One Rhizobium sp. 9140 genomic region harbors:
- a CDS encoding DedA family protein, which produces MEALISNYGIWAVLAGAGLEGEAVAFLGGVLAHRGLLVYWQVAAAAALGSFIADQLFFFIGRHAARFRFVERLEATAAMRRATGLLERYPVGFILAFRFIYGMRIISPLLISRTSISAFRFLVLNGVAACLWGTAITAIGFLFGNAVEMLFGHLRLHIHLLLALAVLVAGIAGAAMFVRYRYR; this is translated from the coding sequence TTGGAAGCGCTGATCTCGAATTACGGCATCTGGGCCGTTCTTGCTGGCGCCGGCTTGGAGGGAGAAGCGGTCGCCTTCCTCGGTGGCGTGCTCGCGCATCGCGGTCTCCTCGTCTATTGGCAGGTGGCCGCCGCTGCCGCGCTCGGCTCCTTCATTGCCGACCAGCTCTTCTTCTTCATCGGCCGGCATGCCGCACGCTTCCGCTTCGTGGAGCGGCTTGAGGCGACGGCGGCCATGCGTCGCGCGACCGGCCTGCTCGAACGCTATCCCGTCGGCTTCATCCTTGCCTTCCGCTTCATCTACGGCATGCGCATCATCAGTCCCCTGCTGATCAGCCGGACGAGCATCTCCGCTTTTCGCTTCCTTGTGCTGAACGGTGTTGCCGCCTGCCTCTGGGGAACGGCGATCACCGCCATCGGGTTTCTCTTCGGCAATGCCGTGGAGATGCTGTTTGGACATCTGCGCCTGCACATTCATCTTCTCCTCGCGCTCGCAGTGCTGGTGGCTGGCATTGCAGGGGCCGCGATGTTCGTGCGCTATCGATACCGATAA